AGTGAGTATCTTAGAAACCCAATCAGgaaaaactctttttcttttgccCTTTTTGTTTcttaagaaaatgaaagaaaatcatGATTCCCTTCACAAACACAGCATTGCATGTATTGattgtaatttaattaaatttacacTGACTCCCATGTTGTTTAATGAATTGAACTTGGACTTAATTAATCTTCCTCTTTTCAATCAACCCAAAATAGTATTTCTCGACTTAATTTCGGATTTGGATGATCTTAAATTGGGTaagttatattaatatttatttaattaaacttttttcatataaaaaaattatataatagttatttaattatttagttataattttttgACACTCaattatcttgaaatttttggtgtttttatTGTTATAGTGAGCTAGcaagtgataaaaaaaaattaaatagttgggtgattaaaatgaattatttttctCATTATAAATTCGGGTTTTAAAGCTCTGATTTATTATCATAACGGGttttaattttgtgtttgaattgaagtttaacaagtcaaatatttaagTTGGAGTTAAAATTAACTAGTCTATCTAATGTCAATTTTACCTAAAATTAGTggaaaaaaatgagatttgaaaatTCTTTTAGAAAGGGAAAATGAGTTGAAGATTATATAATCTAGGTCCACACAAGCAATGTATTGATGGCCTATAAATAGTGTTCCAAGTTCACCATTTTTATTGCAATTGGGATTAGATATGGCAATTCCAGTGATAGATCTTGCTGAGCTCCATGGTGACAAAAGGAGCAAAACAATGACTTCTCTTCATGAAGCTTGTGAGAAATGGGGCTTCTTTCAGGTTAACAAATTACCCTCTCTTTTTTCCTCTTTGTTAGTgaattagaaaataattatataactttATTTTCGATGATGGATTGTAATCTTATTCACTGACAATCCATCAAATATGAATTTCTATTTCTGGTGCTAAAACGGGTTTTTTTTTTCAGGTTGATAACCATGGAGTTGATAAGAAGTTAATGGAGAAGGTGAAAGAGATGGTGAATGATTACTATGATGagaatttgaaagaaaagttTTATGAATCGGAGATGACTAAAAGTTTGAACAAGAATGAGAAAATCTCCGACATGGATTGGGAAAGTACTTTCTTCATTTGCCACCATCCAAATTCTAACATCAATCAAATCCCAAACATAACTAAGCAACTATGGTGAGTCAATTCAATCCTTGTTATGATTTTTCCTTGTTTTTTAAAGTTTCTGTgtttgaaacttatttttgagacTATAAAAATTTTTATCTTAAaggaaatataatattataaatttttgaaggctaaaatataattttatcaccAACTTATATATGTGGATGTGCTTGGAAGTATGTGCTTCAAATAATATCGTAACTGAATTCAAGTAATTCAGTGTAAGTGTCGAATATTGTTTCAAACATATACTCATATTTGATACTTAGATTGAGTCCAAATAACTGAATTCAAGTAATATTAATGTTGTTGGAATTAGATTGAATTCAAAGCATATTTGTTATAAAATCTTTTTACTCATATCGTGGACATGCAtatatactaaaatttaattttaggcTTGCGCCTTTCAATTTAATGTTGACTAACAAAATATAATGAATGAAAGTTATGTATAGTGATAAGATATATTCTATTTTTAAGAGAGAAtatgattttaaatattaaaaataatattattgggAGGAACATCTACTAACTCTGAACTTagaccataaaaaaataattaaataacctGCATATTCTACACTATTTTAATGAGTTTGGGTTCCAAGTTGAATTAATGACCCAACAAAATTAAAGTTAGGGTTCCAATTGATCTGATCGAGTTTTGGGGCTTTACAGTGAAACAATGGAGGAATACATAGCACAACTGATTAAACTAGCTGAAACCCTATCGGAGCTGATATGCGAAAATCTAGGACTAGACCACAACCACATAAAGCAAACATTCTCCGGCACCAAAGGCCCCTCCATCGGCACCAAAGTGGCTATATACCCACAATGTCCTAACCCAGACCTCGTCCGTGGTCTCCGAGAGCACACCGATGCCGGTGGCATAATCTTACTTCTCCAAGACGACCAAGTCCCTGGCCTCGAATTCCTCAAGGACGGTCAATGGTTTAGAATCCCACCGTCGAAAAACAACACCATATTCATCAACACCGGCGACCAAATCGAAGTGATTAGCAATGGGAAGTACAAGAGTGTGTTGCATCGTGTAATGGCTGAGAAACAAGGGAATAGGCTTTCCATTGCTACGTTTTATAACCCTGGTAGTGATGCTGTGATTTCGCCGGCACCGGAATTGTTGTACCCGGGAAATTACcagtttggggattatttgaaaCTATATTCGACTACTAAGTTTTTGGAGAAAGGACCAAGGTTTGAATCGATGAAGATGACGATGGTTAATGGTCACCATGGTTGAAAAAAGCAGTGATTTGCATGGCCTCAAAGTGggcttttttttctaaaatacagTTTTCTATATGTTTTTATGAGTTATGTTGCTTTGTTTCCTAtctaaaaatattagtaattgtattctctttttttttattattaatgaaaACAGTTTTTCTTAATATCTTTAAATTTCTGGATAAAAACATTAAATTCGAGAAATCTCTTTCAATAGAAAAAAGTTATACTTAAAATTAAGATAAatctatacataaattttaatttaatgcatcatacacattaaattttaattttaattctaacatatattttatattgataattatattaataatttataaaaattaaattaaataaataattcccATATAAAattacaccaaaatataaacatcgggctcttaattttttaatattaataagtaTTATATGTCAGCTAACGAAAACGTCCGCTAGTAATAATATAAGCAGAAAACCTTACCTTAGAAATGTGattattaacatatattttaaaaacaaatttagaaaATGATAGACGGTCCAAATTagatatttacaaatataaaaaaatacataaaatttaaatttatattgtcgattgagtcttagttcgattggtatGAGTATTGTTACTAATGTAAGACGACATGGGTTTAAGTACATTAAAGtacattatccttttatttatagGTTGAGGAAGAGATATGGATAATAATTCTAAAGATTGTGTCAAATAATCTATAATGAGCTCATATTTTCAAAGAGATTCAACCTGGACAACTATATCATATATGATGTTAGTACAATTTGAGTCTGAATTCTAACTATAAAAACCTCAAGTTGGCGGCATGCATGTGATGTATTTATCCGACATGAAACATGGGTGTTGGGCTCCGAGTTTGAACTTTTTTGCTTAATGCTAAGACAAGAGATTTGAAGTGTAAAGTTGAAGGATGGCCATAACATTGGTTCATGCATATGCCCCAATTCTCTATTGCCATGCATAACTTGATATGATTAGTAAAGTTCAAGGAAGTAATTAAGATTCAAAAAGCAAGGCATCAActttcttaaaataataaaaagaaaaagaaatattttttttattaacttaaaagttctataatttttgaaagagtaaattataaatttttattttatattttagggattaatattgaattatatattttttgaaatgattaaagtgtaattttattaacttatttttttgaaagaatggtaaatataaattttatattaagggAAGGGGGTGAAGGCCCTGTATGACTCGTAACTCGTCTTTGATCAGGTGAAATTAGCAAGAATCAGAAAAAATTTGTCAATTGGAGAAGTTGATTAGCTTTGAGTTTAAGTCAAACTAGGTCGGACCAATTCAAGTTTACAAGTTTAGGCCATTTCCATGTTCATATGATTTAGGGTTCgggtcatttaattttttttattcatgtttaacatTTAAGTTTAAGTCATTTTCAGATTCTGTTTATTTCAAGTTTGTATCATTCTAAattgggataaatatcaaaagtatatatgaactttgattttgtgtaattttatacatgaaattttaatttgatttaattttcacaaaccaATAACAACATTATCGAATTAGTACCATTTTACATTGATATATTACatacataaacaattatattaatccaatatgaagataaatatatgtattcatttatttaaacgtgtacaattgaatcaaaattaaaattttatatatacgtATGAACCACAATTCAAGTACCAAATCAAAGGTTATGTATCGAACTACAAgctcatatataattttgatatttatcccttttaAAGTCATCTTTTTTTAATATGGTTTGGTGTATTCATATTATTGACTTTTTATGATcaagggcgaagccagaaaatttttttagggggggccggatgaaattttaattttttatagtttatatttttataatttgtaaaggattaaattgaatttttataattttagggggggcaaagtaaaattttacatttactaatttaaaaatttttaaaaatttcagaggcctaaaatgaaattttctattttaggggggccggggcccatgccaaCCCCCTGGCTACGCCCCTGTTTATGATCATTTAGATTTGAGGAGTAAAGTTCAAGGATCCGCGAGATTGTTCATGCATAACTTAATTTGAATGGTAAAGTTCAAGGACcaactttaatattttaaaatctaaGCATCAACTTTCTAAGTAATTTACATTATAAGTCATTTAATTTAGcattaattttcatataaattacaaatttttaatttcatcaaacTACATCACTAAACTTTTATTATCAATAAATTAGGTAACTTACACCAACTCCATTAAGTAATTCTATTGAACAAAGTTTTTATCCATGACTCAGCATGATATCTCAAAGTTTCTTTATAGTTTTAAAAAGGCTCAATTGAATGATAAGCCTTCAAACTATACCCTTTTTTTGAGTTACTTAAAAATTTTTTTGGTTGAATCAAATACCTAAATTATAATTCTGTAATCATTATGGGTTATAACCGTTATCTTCATTTTTCATTATCTGATTAGATGaagtgtgtttttttttaaacggAGATAACAATTAGGCTCATAATAATTACGGAATTATAGTTTAAGTATTTAGTTCAACTAAAAAAATCTattgaaatacttaaaaaaagagagagtatagTTTGAAGACTTATCATTCAATTAAGCCTTTGAAGTAATTTTTACATTAAAATTATTCAATGAAATTAATATGAGAGActtaacatgttttgtttttttttatacaaagaGATTTACTTTGTCAATAATAAGCTTCAATGATATAATTTGATTACATTAAATATTCGTGACTCGTATGAAAATTGATGCTAAGTTTGGTGACTTAAAATTAAATTACCCTAACTttcttaaaaaatcaatttaatcagGAAAATAATTTATGCTTAATTTTCagttaaaactatttttttttatttctgtacAACCCATacccttataaaaaaaaatcattctgggaggaaaaaaggaaataataaatgGAAAATCAAACTTGGGTTTTGTAAGAGTTGCTAAAAATTTGCATCCAATGGGTCAAACTTCATTTGTAAAGGAAGTACAACAGGCCCACTAGAAAGGGGAATTAAAAAAGACTTAGAAAATTTACTCAAACTTATTCACGAGTTAGGTTATGTATATGATGTATGAGGTTTGGTTTGCatatggatttttttaattttagatttccTCGCTTAGTTTGaaccaaatttaaattaaataagtttcaaatatattattatgtaaaaaaatcaatataaaaaatatatttttatatttttaatatttttaaatagtaatATAAGTTATTTTAGTTGGTTAGGCTGGGCTTGATCCcatccttaatttttttaaaaaaaattaattacgaCCCATTTTGACTCGATCtatggataaatttaaaaataattat
The Gossypium hirsutum isolate 1008001.06 chromosome A07, Gossypium_hirsutum_v2.1, whole genome shotgun sequence genome window above contains:
- the LOC121231941 gene encoding 1-aminocyclopropane-1-carboxylate oxidase 1, whose translation is MAIPVIDLAELHGDKRSKTMTSLHEACEKWGFFQVDNHGVDKKLMEKVKEMVNDYYDENLKEKFYESEMTKSLNKNEKISDMDWESTFFICHHPNSNINQIPNITKQLCETMEEYIAQLIKLAETLSELICENLGLDHNHIKQTFSGTKGPSIGTKVAIYPQCPNPDLVRGLREHTDAGGIILLLQDDQVPGLEFLKDGQWFRIPPSKNNTIFINTGDQIEVISNGKYKSVLHRVMAEKQGNRLSIATFYNPGSDAVISPAPELLYPGNYQFGDYLKLYSTTKFLEKGPRFESMKMTMVNGHHG